The DNA window GAAAAAACAAGTGTGACAGAGAAGTCACCGGTCCCTGAGAAGACGCTTGTGTCTCTGAAGACGGCAGCACCAGAGAGAAGGTCCCCTCCAGTTCTAGAAAAAGCCATCGTCTCAGAGAAGATGCAGGAGAGGAAGCTGGTGTCGGAGAAAGCATCCATCTTTGAGAAGTCACTAGTCTCAGAGGCAAAGCTGACGCCAAAGAAGGCAGCAGTGTCAGAGCAGCCCCAGACCACTGGGGGAAGCCAGGCCACCACGAGGGAGCCCAGAGGAAGGGCCCTCCCTGACAAGAGCCCACCTTCTTCTGCAGAGCAGAGCACACCAGCCCCGCCGACCAAAGCCTCTCGTTTCCCACCCATCACACTCCAGGTTGGCATTGTtctgttctgtctctctcttgccctccctAGCAGACCTTACTGCAGTCCAGCCCTTGTGGCCTCTGGCTCCCTCgtgtcctcctctcctcccatttttgAGCTGGTCTTGGTGGTTTCTTCACTCTTTATTATTCCTCACTCCTGTCAGAATAGGACACTGAGTCACGGGCAGATTATTAGACCTGCAAGGGGCCATGTGCTGGGAACAGCTGGGTTCTCAAACCAGGTCCTAGACTCCAGCTCCCAAGCCATTTGCTTCTGCTCAGAGTCAGGGTAGCCTAGACTCCTGTTTTCTAAAGAGCCTTCCAGGGAAACCAGCACCCATTAAGTATGGGCGTCTTAGGCTACACAGCAAACTCTTAGGAAGCCTCGGATCCTTCCAAAACTAAAGCTCTGCCTGGtggctgggctacatgagactataTAGCCACtgcatggcagagagagagagagagagagagaaagagagagagagagagagagagagagaggtataggCAGTCTGATTGACTCTCTTCTTCCATGTGTAGCTTCTGGGATGAGCCAGAACACCCGAGGTCCCCCCTGGAAGTTTGGGTTTGGGGGTTTGGACCTGGGAGCACCCTACAATTGTACTGAGGAAGATGAGCTCTTGTCTGACACCTTTGCTCCACTCAGGTGAAAATTCCCAGCAAGGATGAAGATGCAGACACACCTTCACCCACCCTGCTCACCTACAGCAGTTCCCTCAAACGCTCCAGCCCCAGGACCATCTCCTTCCGGGTAAGAGCCAGGGGACCCTAGTCACCAATCAGCTGCAGAACACGCAAAGGAAACCAGTACCCATAAAGCAAGAGCTGTATGTTAGACAATAGGAAGGGTCTTCTTAGAGACTGGATAGAGAGGAGCTTTGAGTTATGGGTACCCAAACAAGAGAAGTCATTCTAAATAAAGAGAGCAGGTTGAAGATGTAgaaaactggtgtgtgtgtgtgtgtgtgtgtgtgtgtgtgtgtgtgtgtctctgtgtctgtgtctgtgtctgtgtaaatgAATGTGAGCAGCCCCACCTAGTGGATAAGATTAGGACTGCAGAAAGATGCACTTGCCGGACCAGATTGGCCTGTCACAACCCTCTTGTGTCTTCATCAGTCCCTGTCCTTCcttgggaggtaggggcagggcagagagcagcaggtttctctccagtgttctCTGCCCCTGCCTTGCTGTGGTGTGATGAAATTGGAGAGTTTCATCTGGTCTGTCTCAATGCTTTTGTTTTCTGCGTCATCTGTTCCTCCATCGATTGAATGTGCCTTGTGCCCTTGATGTGTGCTAGGCTCTGGGAAAGAGCTGGTAGGACTGAGGTTGACCAGTACTCCCAAGGCTCAAGGTCCCTGATGAGGTAGTTAGGAATACAGGTTGTAGTAGGTACCTTGGCAAGGCTGGGGAGGCTGAAACAGGGCTTTGGACCCACCCTGGAGGATGAAGGCAGGTGCTTTCAGATAAGATTTTTAATGAAGGCTTGATACTTTGAGGTGGGGGCTGATTCTCAGAAGTTAGATGCATCCTGAGAGCTAGATTCCTCACTGGAGAGGGGACATCGACTTCCTGAGACCCTCACTTACTAACCTTACCTTCTTATTTCAGATGAGCCCCAGGAAAGACAACTCAGAAACACCCTTAACCCGCAGGTGAGCTGCCTGGAGGCCTTGCTTGCTTTGGTCTGgtcgtgtgtatatatattttttccaccTGTCATCATTGTGTCAGGCTGGGCCATAGGACGCATGAAGGAAGATGAAGGCTTTGCTTGTGGCTCTAAATCTGTCAGGGTGACAGGATTGACAAGAGGCCCTGGGGTTGGGTGAGATGGCACTGGGAGGGATTTGTCACCACAGCTTTGTGTGCTATGGCAGGGAGTCAAGTACCTGTCCCATGACCCTTCCCATGCTTGGAGGAGACATAGTTTTGATGGGGCtctgaagagggaggaggaagcttTTCTCTTGACGTTGGAGTGGGAAAGGGTGAGAGAACGTTCCAGAAGGGAGGCTATGAttaagacaaagacaaaaacGACTCAGCTGTGGCAGGCCTAGAGTGGGGCCCAGGAACCTGCATGTTTAGTAAGTACCCTTGCTTTGTCACTCTGAGGCAAGCAGAGGGAGGATGGTATGCTGTGTGAGGGTGTGGGAGTAGGGGAACGCAGACAAACACAAAAAAGTTCTAAAATGTAGTGCAGGCGTTACACGTTCTGTCCACCTCGGCTGTATCCCCTGCCTACTAAACCTTTAGTAAGAGCTCCTGTTCCTAGGGCTGGggctggctggggtggggggtggagcaaGAGGAGAACAATGACAAGACACTCATTTGAGATCTTTGAACACATAGACACCCTAGCAGGCAGATGCAGGGACAGCGAGCGGTGTGAACCAAGAGTGGGATCATAGGAGCGGTTATGACCAACCAGCCTGTGAGAGCTGAGGTGTTTTTAGTGGAGGTGACAGGGtgtgagaggggaagggaggaaggaaggaaacagtggGAAGCACTCCTGATCCTGGGATGCCGGATCAGGCAGGCAGGCTGTTCCTCAGAGGTGAGAAGGTTCCTGGAGTCTGTGGACTTCCTCCCTGCCCGAGTCAGTGCATTCCACTCTGCAGCGAAGGCATCCACCCTTCATTGAAGGCATTCTCGTTGCTTTCTGTCCTCCCTCTTTGCCAGTGAGCATGATGGGGCGCCAGCATGGTTGGGTGCCAGGGGTGGGTTCTTCAAGCCCCGGAGACAGGCCTGGCCACCCTGCAGAATTTCACTCTGGCCTCCCTGGTTTGTTTTACTGTCTTCCCTTCCTACAGTGCCAGCGTGAGGCTGCCGGCTAGCACCGTCAAGCTAGgggagaaactggagagataCCACACAGCCATCCAGGTAGGAGCAGAGGGTATCTGTGAGGGAGGGTAGGAGCCCCCACCAGGGTAGAGGGCATTGTTTACGAACCTCACGGTCCCAGCTCAGCCCTCGCATCTCTGATTTGGCAGAGGTCAGAATCCGTCAGGTCTCCAGGCTCCTCCCGTACTGAAGTCCTTGTCACACCTGCCGGTGTAGCCAGCAAGCGACACCTCTTTGAGAAGGAGCTGTCAGGCCAGAACCGCACAGAACCAACCTCCATCCGAAAGGTGAGGGCCGGATCCCAGCTGCCGGGCTCTGATATCTCTGAAGCCTGGGCCTAACCCTTGGCAAGGTTAGAAACAGTGTTGTCTGTCAATGCTGGCAGGCCCTTGATTTGGCATATGTGTTttctgagattgtgtctccttAACTGGGTGCAGAACTCCCTAGGGTGGGGCCTATCCCAGGCACACATAGCTTGTACCAAGTGACACTGTGGTGGACAGAATCTTGTCCCCATTCTAGGGTCTTTGGAAGAGCCTTACTGTGGTCAGGGACTCTGAACCCTAAAGGTGGACATTTTCATTCTAGGAGAATCTGCGTCTGTCAGGGGTCGTGACATCAAGACTTAACCTGTGGATCAGCAAGACCCAGGATTCGGGAGACCACGGTTCTCAGGTATCCTCGCCCACGTGTTTCTTacaaggaggtcagaggagggataGGCTCAGCAGCAATGGGTCATTTCAAAAGTGGAGCTGGTAGCAGGGGCTGTGGGGTAAGGACATAATCTGTGGGTGACAGCTgcacagaggagagagtctgggtCCCCTTCCTTTCAGGAATAACAAAGGCATCTGGAGTAGGGGACAGGTGGGGGACTCAAGTTCCTCTTTACCCGGGTCTGAGTTCCTGCTTTTTACTCTGATGCCCTAATCAGGAGGTACGGAAAGAGGCATCAGTCACCAAGAGGGCTCAATGGGGAAGCAAGCCGTCCACATCCCTGGATGCAGAGGTGAGTAgggcggggtggggagggaggggtggagacTGGCCCTGAGATACAGTGGAAGGCCCCCAAACCTGTCCAAGTGATTACTCTTAAGTGGGTTGCAGTTCGGAGTTGTGTGGTCTGAGTGTCCGGGTTCTGTCTGTCCCTGTGTTCTCAGATGACCAACCCCTGAGAATGATGAGAGCCCCTGCACTGTCTTGGCTGAGCGGTAGTTTGGGTCCCCCATCTAACCATTAGGTTTCGGGTACCTTACCCAGTGTGGGCGAAGGCTTGGTTGTCCAAAGGTGTGCCTTCTTATCCAGAGGTGCCCCCCTCCTTAGCACTAGCAACTCCCTTTCCTTGTTCTAATTGGCCTTTGTCCCACAGGTGTGACAAGTCCTGTCAGGACGGACCTGAAAACCTGCATCCCAAGGGCCCTTCATCATGCCGGCCCCTCTCCTGCAGAACCCTTGACTCTTGCAGACCCCACTCCCTTCCCGCCTCTGGATCAGTCTGGTCAGGGTCCTCAGGGGCCAGGAACATGACTGCCACGCCTTCAGCCCGTCTCCAGCCCAGACTGTGGGCAGGTGTTCTCTGGAACTTTCTTGTCCCGCTGAAGGTACAATGTATCCTGAACCCGGAAAGTGCCAGAGCACAGCCCTGGCCCGTCAGCCATGGAGTGTCCATGTCCTCTCTAGGGACTGCCTCCCTTTCTCCTACTCACCTCCACCATCAAGCTGGGTTATTTTGCCAACTGCAGAGTTACATGTCTAGCCTGCTCCCAGCAGGCACTCGGTGTGCCTGTGATATCTCCACACTGAGTGCTAGACCTATTTACCGCTCCCTGAGGCTTGTTCAAGCCAGACTGGAAAGGAGTCGCCAGGCTGCCTATGTGCTACACCCCACTGCTTGCACTGTGTTCCCCACCCTCCTGCTGCCCTGATCGGGAACTCGGTGCCTTTTCGTCTTACCACATGCCTTACTCTCAGCCAGAAAAACCTTTCCCAGGAAGGATCTGATAAACTCATTCAGTCTCAGGTGTAAGTGTCTGGTAATGTCGATGGCTTTGTTCTCACAGGTTTTGCGTTCCTTCCGAATCAGCTGCAGGGAGTGAGGCAGCGTTGGCTTCGCTGGAAGAAGAAACCCTTCCCTCATTCCCATCTCCTCTCATTTTAAGGTCCTAGTTTTGTGATCTAAGGTCTTAATTGTGCATACCTGGTgtcgggagagatggctcagcagttaagaactctggctgctcttcaggggacgtaggctcaattcccagcacctatacatTGGCTTATAAATGTCTGAAACCCCACTTTTAGGGAATTTGTAGGCACTGCATATACACATGGTGTGCAGTTATACATGCAAGCAaggcacacataaaataaaaatcatttaagaGCGCAGAATTTCACATAAACTCCGTTCCATACTTTTCCCCCCAGTcttcctcctcccagtcctcAGTACCATGGTCCCATGTATGCTTGTAGGACACTGAGCCACTCAAAAATGCACAACAAACCCTGCAACTCTGTTATGGCCAGAGTCTGAAGGAGGTTAAAGTCTTAAGCCATTCCAGCTCTTATTCCCAATCGATTGCTCTGGATTCACCTAGAACAGCCTTGAGAGAGAATGGGTGAAGGCTGCTCAGACCCACTTGCCTGGGGCATCCCAGTCTCTCAGTCATGGCTACTAAGTGCAACCCTGGGTCCCTGCTCCCCTAGTTTATGGAGTAGAAGCAGCCAGTTCTTCCTGTCTTTTTGTCCTGGGTGAAGGCCCTTTGTCTTAGGCCCTATAGTCCAGGGGACAGAGGTCCTCAGACTCTGCGTGTGCTCACACTTCAGCATCCAGGCCTGGCTTACCTCTGAGAGCCTCCTGCAGCTGATCTCATCTTTTTGCTGGGCTGAGGTGGAGGGAATGGGCCCTGAAGACCTGCCTGGAACATCCTGTATGTCCTGAGAAGGACTTTATCTGCAATTGAGGGCTAATGTAAACCTGGGCGGGGCAGGGAAGGTAGCTATGTGCCACCCAGGCAGTGGAGGGTGTAACTGCTCTGGTTGGGCTGAGAACCTTGATTGGGACCCCAGGTCCTTCCCTTCTCTGAATTCCAAAAGTTCAGGCAGGTGACCTCAAAGGTCTTTGGGGTGTTCATGATGTAAATTTTGGGAGGTTCCTTGGCAAGTGAAGCTCTGTAGCAAGTGAAGCTGTCCTACGGACTTTTAGGAGAGGCTCATGGAGTTCCCCGAGAGGGCAGAGGGGCTGCTCATCAGGTGCAGGCTTGAAGTGGTGTGAGCTCTGCTTGCATCCCCTCTTTGGGGTGCCCACTGTGGGCAGACAGTTGGTGGTGGGAGAGTTGGGGCAGCTGCATTCCacagctgcttctgcctcctgctttGCTCTGGAGACAGCTGatgaacaagtgtgtgtgtgtgtgtgtgtgtgtgtgtgtgtgtaggaggtgaCATTTGAGTGCCCCCTGGAGGCACTCTGGTCTACCTCCCTGCTCTGCTGCTGCGGTGGCCTGGGGACATCCTGCCTGTCATCGTGTGGGTATCCAGTGTGCACCAGCCCGTGTACTTCTTCAGATCATCACACTTCTGATTTTCTGCCTATCTGCCTAGGCCTGGTTATTTTTAACGACCAGACCTCTAAGTTGCTTCTGGAGTCATCTTGCTATGCACCAGTGTGGCTGCCAAGAAGTGGCTGTCTGGATAAAGTCCCACACCTAAGATGCTCAGAACCCATTGGTTTTCTAGGAGGAGGGTGCTCTGTGTGGATAGATGCCCAGATTCCTCTTTCAGGCATCCATGAATCTGGCTATGGCCTGTTTGAAAGGTTATCAGCTCTCTTGGAAAGTAGTTTAAGTTCCGGGAGGATTTAGGAAAAATAACTTGTAAATTCCCGGAGATTCTAGACTGAGATACAATGCAAAAGCTGGGTGGGACTTTGGTGGGCTAGGGTGGTAAGGGGAAGCATTCTGTTTGGCTCTTTATGAGGTCAGTCTGGCTTCTGCACCCATCATCCCTCTGagtcttctccctccctttcccaagCCCCCCAGATTTCCTGAGCCCCCCCTTTCATGGGATGTTATTAccctcagcccccaccccccagccccaccccctgcctgtggctctgcctgtcctgCTGCCGACCTGCTGGCAGCATGGAGACACACATGTCTCAGGATAAGCCTGGGGCTAGGGATCAAAGTCACTGGGCTCAGAGGCTGCTAGGGACCATGGGAAGGGAACCGGGTCAGCGGAATGATGGGTGAGTTGGCTGGTAGTGTGGACATCTTGTGGGCAGAGGATCCTTACAAGGACTTTGGAATAGAGTGAGCCCTGTCCCTCTGAAGTGGCGGAACTAAAGGAGACCAGGAAAGAAGAGATGGCAGGGGCTGGACGAATCTGGTTTACTCGGTGTGAACGAGAGACGGAATCTAACAGTGTCTGGAAGCGTCAAGGGATCTCAGGGCTTGGGGCGCCTGGAAAGTTGGGCCTGGTTGGTGGTAGTACATGTCCTTCAGATTCTGCTGGGACCTGCTGAGAAGACTGGAATGGAGAGAGCCAGCTGCCCCCTAACTTAGTTTCCTTTTAGTTCTCATCACCCCCTGAGCCCCACCTTGTGCCAGTCACTCTGTGTGGGCTGGTGGACATAAATGTTCAAGCTGCAGTACAAACTTGGTCCTGATCTTATGGATCTTTTGATCTAGTGAGCAAGCCAGACACAGCAGCTCGCCATGACCACAGTTTCTAAGCCCGGGGAGAATTCCAATAATCCCCTCTACCACACTCTTACTGCCAGACTAAGGAGAGTGGCCATTCTTGAGTTACTTCCGCCAGCGGAAGGAAGGAGGCTACTTCTGTGAGGATGACATAGTGTGTGGCCTTGGGGCTCATGGAGAAGACTAGATACCCTCACCAAGGCCTGCAGAGCCATCTATCTGCCTGAGGCCATTTGGCTCATGAGAAGCAGCCAGCAGCCCAGAGGACGTCATTACCCCCAGCCTCATTTCCAACAGTGTTCTTGTCCTTTGTTCCCTAGGACCTGGCTCAGAGGCTCGTGAAGTGTCTCTGAGGTTGACTTCTGCCCTCAACTCTGCTCCCAGCTTGCTCTTCTGGGCCTGGGCTCCTGGCATCTGCTTTATCGGGATTCTCAAGAGGGACAGCTGGTTTATGTTACAAGCCTGTTCCCTGCATATCTGCTCTGGTTTTAAATAGCTTTATCTGAGCAGCTGGAGGACCACATGAGCTTATATGGCGTGGGGTACTTGTTCTTTTAGCCCTGTGCCGGGCACCTGCCAAAATAGCAGCCAACACCCCCCATTgtgttgttcccccccccccccatctcctgcTGCACATTCCTCCCTCCGCGGGGCTTGGCTCACAAGGCCCCAGCCCACATGCCTGCTTAAAGctctccccatgccctgcccTCAGCCAGTCCCTGCTGAGGCTGAACAGATACCTCAAGACCTGTGTGCAGTCCCTGTTCAGAGGTAAGACAAGGGGGAGCTCTAGGAAGGGACAGAGGTCAGTGGGGGAACATGAGGGATTTGTTCCTGACATCTCTCCTTAGTCTTTTGCTTGTGTCCACCCTGAGTGGTTACCAGGAAATCCATGGCCCTTTCAAGAGAGGATAACACCTACCTCCACATTCAGAGTGGGTGTTTCCAGGACAGACTCTAACATGAGTGCTGTGGAGTGGAGAGTGCTTGCATTCTTGACGGGAAGTGAGTTGGAGGTCCCGATCTGCCCCTGAAGATGCTTTGTGGTTTCAAAGTCTTGACTAGATTGCTTTCCCTCCCAAGatcttacattattttatttatgagtagaGTAGCCTAGAGCATTGCTGGGCCATTAAATACAACAGAACCCTAACCAGTTGGATTTCTCAGATTTAGGTTAAGGACTACCCAATCCTTTCTTCTAGAGGCCCAGAGAGCAGGGTAAGACCATAGCTATATTAGCTATAGGGGTCTAGCTCTCATGTCCAGGAACAAAGATGCTATCCTAGAAGCACTGAGAGAGGAGAAATGTTCAGAGGCAGGTGGGGCTCCTCCAAGGAGATGTCCCATCTCCGCTGGGCTTCTGGGAGCAGGTGGGATTCCACTCCTGGAGGAGGTCTAGGGTGGCTAGTACTGGGGGGGCGAAGGTGGGGGGTGCAGAGGAGTCCATATCCCTTCCCAGGAGAGGCAGGCTAAGCTTGTCAACATTGGAAAGGTTTCCCTGGGACCCACTATGTTCCTGCCAGTGTGGCCCTTGCTTCACCCCAACCTGCCCTTAGGGATGGCTCTTGTTCAGAGCCTTCACATTGTAGGTGGCTTTTCTGACTTCTGGGATAGTGAGGGATTGTTCAGGACGTAATTGCTTCGAGTGTAAGACATTTCCAGCGCATTCTACAGGGTGTCCGGCTGGGAAGTCACCTGACCTCTAGGATTGCTCCTCTGCCCCTCTTCTCACAGTACAAGTCCTTTTCTCTGAGCAGAAGAATCTGAGGGGATCAAGTTGCCTttgcccctcccttctcccctctgctGATACCTCAGCTCATGGGCTAACAGCTGGAGTTTTAGGAAGATCTCAGCTTAATGCTGTGGACACAGGCTGAAGGACAGAGCCTGTGGTCCTCAGACATGGAAAGGCCAGAATCTGAAGCTAAGCTCTTTTATAGGTAAAATGACTAAAACTTCAGAGAGCTTAAGTGACCAGCCTAAGGCCACACAGTAAAAGCTGGGCTTAAAACTCAGACCTTTTGATCCCCCAAAGAgtcatcttctggcttctgctgtttttctttattgccCATGAAAGGTGACCCCTGTGGCTTGTTGTGAGGGTGGTCAGATGGTAAGAAGGTGGTGAAAGCGCAGGGCCCTGGGGACATGCTCCTAGTTACCCCTCCagctcccccatctcctcctatTTGGTAGCCCTCAGGTTCAGCATCCCCTTAATTCACCTGGCTTAGGTGTGGTCCTCTGTGGGAGCACTTCTTAGTGCTCTCAGTGCTCTTTTGGGATGCATTTCCTGGTGTTCCCGGGGACAGGAACCAAGGTGTTCCCACTTCTTCTCATCTGCCCCAGTGATTGTAAGCTTGTgggagggcaggagagaagccctggggCAGCCACACACCTCCCACTTCCAGATCGTTCCCCTCATCCCCATCCCAGGCAATGGTCTCCTCCTCACAGGTCCTGATAGCTCCCCCTGGGGTCTGGACAAGGTGAGTCTACACTACCAGACTCCTGGACTCAGGAGTGGCCGTGCTCATCCCGAGGTCTACGTGGAGGTCATTTGGTATCCAAATCTTCTCACTAGAACACAGCTCCACCCACTGTTAAGACACCTCACACGTTTGGTTTTTCACTATCTAAATGTGGGGACGGTGGCAGGTCAGGGTGACATGTTGCGTGGGGCTGCTGTCCGGGGTTCCACTTGAGCAGGGCTCCTCCCCACAGTCTCGGTCCTACTTCAGCGGAGGGAGCAATGTGAGGAGTTGCTTTGCTTGTTTCCAGCTGAGCAGGCCTGGACCAGCCCCAAGTCGCAGTGAGTTCTGAGTCTGAGGCAGTCTCTACTTAGAGCATCTGGGAACTCCCTGCTTCCTGGATACCTGTCCGTGTCAAGGGCGGCCTCGTGCTGCCCATCAGTGTAACTAGCAGTGTGTTGCATCTCATGGATGTCTGTAGATGTGTACCTGGGGTCTCAGCCCTCTTCTCTGCATTAGGATATATGTGGGAAACTGGAAAAGACAAGGGCAGGACCATCCATATCCCAGCCTTCTGTACTGGAAATGTGGGTCAGACTACAGGGGATGGCTTCAGTGTGGGCAGGAAACAGGACACAAGAGAAAGACACGAGGGTGGTCCTGTCAATCACGTTGCTTCTACCGATCTTGAGTTTGTCACACTGGGGGCTTATACTCCCCcttgccctgttttttttttttttttttggtcaggaaaTTATATTGCAAAGAACAAGGGGCATTGTCAACATTTCAGTCAATGTGCCTATTGTCTTTGGGCCAGGCACTGAGATGCCTTCAGGACTTGGGTTATAATAAAACGGGGTGAATTTGTACACCAGGTCAGGCTACAGCACTATCTCTAATCTTGACATTCTGTTTCATACACCACAGGGGAGGAGATATTTCCCAAAGGGAATTATGTTCTGGGAAAACATGACCTTTCCAATGTCATAGTCAAGGACTCTAGGGAGGCAGCattcagaggcagatgaatctcatACCGAGACCTTACTCTTTCCACCTCTGCCCATGGCTTCCTGTGACTACAGAGTTCGTACGACTACACTTGGCCATGTCTAAGCATCCGCTCATTCATATCTGCTGGATCCTCACAGGGTCCCTTAGCGGGCATGTCTGCACTCCATCATTTAGAGAGAACCGAACTGAGGAGGTTCCTCTGTGCTCCAAACACACCAGCACCTCAGCAGCTAACAGAAGGGAGCCTGAAGCCACTGCTGTTCCTGCCACAGTTAAAGGAACATCTCCACCGGTTTCCCAGGGAAACCCTAAAGTTGGAATCTTTATTGAGATTCTGTGGACTATTACGCAGCTCTAATACAAAAGGgccggagaggtggctcagcaactAAGAACACATACTTAAGGATCCAAAGTAgggtcccagcatccatgtcaggtggctcacagtcacctgtaactccagctttaggggCTCTGAATTCCTCTTCTGAATGCACCTGaactcatgtgtgcacatactcacacagacacacataatacaaattttaaaaaaatcttaaaaaaaaaaagattacagaaAAAGTTTCTTGTGCCCTGTTGTCTTGCATTCCCTAGACAATAATAATACAACATTATATAGTGCAACATCAAAATTATATAATGTCATACACACAGTGTATAGTGACTGATTCAGTTTATATGCACTCTCagaccaccccaccccctgcatcACTCGTGCGGTGTTTGAGTTGAATTCTATACAGTTTTAACCTGAATATATTCATGTGATCATCTCTACAGCCAAGGCCCACGAGGGAACCTGTGAGAGGGCTTAGTGGTAAGAACACTCGCCATCAAACCTGACAACCCgagttcgatccctgggacctacaAGCTGGAAGATGAAAATCAgctgtcctccgacctccacacatgcactatAACATTCATGtgtgcgaacacacacacacacattttaaaaagatttatttatttattatacacaagtacactgtagctgcacaAATACGTTTTTAAAAGGCCAATAGGGATCCcttgtgtatgtttttattaCCATTTCCACTTCTCTTGTGAGAGTCCCAATGACTTGTTCTCCATCTTTATAATCTCACCATTTCAAGAAAGCTATTAAAGGAACCAGTCGCACAGCACAGCTGGAGTCATCCCGCATATGACCGTTACAGTTGGCTTTTCTCATGAGGGCAGTAGCTTGAGAAAATGCAATAGTCATTTATCTCTTTTAAAAGTTGAGTTCCACGCTGTGCAGGGCTCCAGTTCCTGCCACCCAGTTTCCCAGGGGAGCTCCGTGCCAGAATGAAAATGTCCAGTGAGAACAGAAATGGGGTGCTGTTCACTAGGACGATCTGCTCCCCTGGAAAGTGCAGAAACAATGACTAACCTTTGTTTGAGGATTACAAACAGGAACATGAAATCCAGGGTGGCTTGCCTGCTCGGGGACAGGGAACTGGGGGACACCAGTTGGCTGCCTTGCTGTGTTGTTCAGGTGTCATGGTTGCTTCTTTGCAGAGGAAGAAATTAGCTTCCCACTAGTCACACAGTGGAGTCACACAATGGAGTCTAGCTAGGTGCAGAGGGCTCCCGTGGGAGGCAGCTATATCTTCTCACCTGCAGTGAcgttttttctctttctggaggGAGAGCCGAGAGCATGTCTGACGccgaggaggtggtggaggagtaCGAGGAGTAAGTATCGAGAGCATCTTGTCTCCTGTGTTGTCCCCTCACACCCACCCGTGAGCCATCGAAACTTGCAACTCTCATGCTGGAAGGAGTGGCCGTGCCTGTTTGCAGGATGgaatttcttcccttccttcctatctCTGTAGCTCTAATTAGCAGATCTCAGGCAGACCTCAGGCTGGGGACTTTGGGAATACACAACTCAGTTCCAGGGCCAACAGGGTCTTACTTTACTGGTGCACTGGCCGCCAGGAGGCAAGCTGAGAAGCTGGGGCTGTTGAAACTGCCAACCGTTCAACAGCTCCCCCGAGACCTCAGAAATAATGGTATTTCCCATCCTGCCCCAAGGGATCCTGCCTCCTTAGGTCTCAAGTCACCCCACAGTGCCTGTCTACAGGCCTGTCCTGGAGAAGCCAATGGTGTCACACGGT is part of the Mus musculus strain C57BL/6J chromosome 1, GRCm38.p6 C57BL/6J genome and encodes:
- the Lad1 gene encoding ladinin-1, which encodes MSVSRKDWSALSSLARQRTLEDEEEQERERRRRHRNLSSTTDDESPKLTQNGAQRSVERLPSVEEAEVSKPSPPASKDEDEDFQAILRTRKERRQRRQVVEAVQAPVQERPEAEEERDSLGPEQTSSQPLVPKKKVEALPRRRLSREQRGPWAQDEERLKNRELAEGEKRLPEETVAQQKTLVSEKTPVSEKTPVPAKRLVSEKACPSEKGTATEKASLTEKRHSPEKLVPEKTSVTEKSPVPEKTLVSLKTAAPERRSPPVLEKAIVSEKMQERKLVSEKASIFEKSLVSEAKLTPKKAAVSEQPQTTGGSQATTREPRGRALPDKSPPSSAEQSTPAPPTKASRFPPITLQVKIPSKDEDADTPSPTLLTYSSSLKRSSPRTISFRMSPRKDNSETPLTRSASVRLPASTVKLGEKLERYHTAIQRSESVRSPGSSRTEVLVTPAGVASKRHLFEKELSGQNRTEPTSIRKENLRLSGVVTSRLNLWISKTQDSGDHGSQEVRKEASVTKRAQWGSKPSTSLDAEV